One window from the genome of Rufibacter tibetensis encodes:
- a CDS encoding YicC/YloC family endoribonuclease: MLLSMTGFGSAHLETEGYTVTVELKSLNSKSMDLSLRVPRSLSDKELEIRNLIGKSLVRGKVNLTIEVNRSKTNATRSRINTELLQVYFRELEAAAIALGAKSPDLFRLALHMPDVLQTESTDEKGEEISWEQVAPVLQEGIDNFNTFRADEGKALSNEIVSYIDRIRILLAEIDKHDPSRVEHIRQRIQGHLQEISSSESFNQNRFEQEMIYYIEKLDIAEEKVRLVNHLHYFTETVYLPEPTGKKLAFISQEIGREINTIGSKANDATIQHLVVEMKEELEKIKEQLNNIL, encoded by the coding sequence ATGTTATTATCCATGACCGGGTTTGGATCTGCCCACCTAGAGACCGAAGGCTATACCGTTACCGTTGAGCTAAAGTCATTGAATTCCAAATCTATGGATCTGAGCCTTCGGGTACCACGCAGTTTGTCTGACAAAGAGCTTGAAATAAGGAATCTCATAGGCAAAAGCCTGGTGCGCGGCAAAGTGAATCTGACCATTGAGGTAAACAGAAGCAAGACCAACGCAACCCGCAGCAGGATCAATACAGAGCTGTTACAAGTCTATTTCAGAGAACTGGAAGCGGCTGCTATTGCCCTGGGTGCCAAATCGCCTGACTTGTTCCGGTTGGCTTTGCACATGCCAGATGTGTTGCAAACCGAAAGCACCGATGAAAAAGGTGAAGAAATTTCATGGGAGCAGGTAGCGCCAGTGCTGCAAGAGGGCATTGACAATTTCAACACCTTCCGGGCTGATGAAGGAAAAGCACTCAGCAATGAAATCGTATCTTACATTGACCGCATCAGAATTCTGTTAGCCGAGATTGACAAGCATGACCCTAGCCGCGTAGAACATATCAGACAACGCATTCAGGGGCACTTACAGGAGATCAGTTCGTCAGAGTCGTTCAACCAGAACCGCTTTGAGCAGGAGATGATCTATTACATAGAAAAACTAGACATTGCCGAGGAGAAGGTGCGGTTAGTGAACCACTTACACTATTTTACTGAGACAGTCTACCTCCCTGAACCAACTGGTAAGAAACTGGCGTTCATCTCTCAGGAAATAGGCCGCGAGATCAACACCATTGGGTCCAAAGCAAACGATGCCACCATTCAGCACCTGGTGGTAGAGATGAAAGAAGAACTGGAGAAAATCAAAGAGCAGCTGAACAATATCTTGTAA